A portion of the Pedobacter cryoconitis genome contains these proteins:
- a CDS encoding DUF268 domain-containing protein: MEKQSKKRFIIDERDFFPCLYDNTTETGFDRHYVYHPAWAARIIKNNNPAKHIDISSTLHFCSILSAFIPVDFYDYRPADLHLSDLKSLNGDLMNLPFKSDSIESISCMHTIEHIGLGRYGDPLDYDGDIKAINELKRVLAANGSLFFVVPLGAKDLICFNAHRIYTKEQVLKLFSDLELKEFAFIPEEGKDGGLIVDPDQQLLARQFCGCGCFHFIKKISS, encoded by the coding sequence TTGGAAAAACAAAGTAAAAAGCGTTTTATTATTGATGAACGTGATTTTTTTCCATGTCTATATGATAATACAACCGAAACAGGTTTTGACAGGCATTACGTTTATCACCCGGCTTGGGCAGCCAGAATTATTAAAAACAACAATCCAGCAAAACATATTGATATCTCATCGACCCTTCATTTCTGCTCCATTTTATCAGCTTTCATTCCTGTCGACTTTTATGACTATAGACCTGCGGACCTGCATCTGTCGGATTTAAAATCACTAAACGGAGACTTGATGAATTTACCTTTCAAGTCCGATTCAATTGAGTCGATCTCGTGTATGCACACCATAGAACATATAGGCTTAGGCAGATACGGAGACCCATTAGACTATGATGGAGATATCAAAGCAATTAATGAACTTAAAAGAGTTCTTGCAGCAAATGGAAGTTTATTTTTTGTAGTACCATTAGGAGCAAAAGATTTAATATGTTTTAATGCACATCGAATATACACTAAAGAACAAGTTTTAAAACTGTTTTCAGATCTTGAACTCAAGGAATTTGCATTTATACCTGAAGAAGGCAAGGATGGAGGTTTAATTGTAGATCCTGATCAACAATTGCTTGCGAGACAATTTTGTGGATGCGGTTGTTTTCATTTTATCAAAAAAATATCATCATGA
- a CDS encoding alpha-1,2-fucosyltransferase, with protein MKIIRFLGGLGNQMFQYACYKALSKKYPDVKVDLNSFNFDTAHNGYELEDIFQVSTNKVSPFTGGIYDIKNRKWIYRKIRRVLNLKKYHKAEEKDFTYDPAIFSNSKSRYYSGFWQNENYFIDIADEIRKDFKFSPLTAQQNIDTLKKIEQTNSVGVHVRRGDYVNHPAFGGLCEKEYYDQALQIIQSRTEAAKFFLFSNDIDWCVNNLNIKNCEFISWNKGTQSYIDMQLMSACKHNIIANSSFSWWAAWLNNNPEKIVIGPKKWLHGDQYDTSALLPAGWIKI; from the coding sequence ATGAAAATTATTCGTTTTTTAGGCGGGTTAGGTAACCAAATGTTCCAATATGCCTGTTATAAAGCCCTCAGTAAGAAATATCCAGATGTTAAAGTAGATTTAAATAGTTTTAATTTCGATACTGCACACAATGGCTATGAATTAGAAGATATTTTTCAGGTAAGTACAAACAAAGTTTCACCATTTACAGGCGGTATCTATGATATAAAAAACAGAAAATGGATCTATCGAAAGATCAGAAGAGTGCTTAACTTAAAAAAGTATCATAAAGCCGAAGAGAAAGACTTTACATATGATCCTGCAATTTTCTCCAATTCTAAATCAAGGTATTACTCAGGCTTCTGGCAAAATGAAAATTACTTCATTGATATTGCTGATGAGATAAGAAAAGATTTTAAATTCAGTCCATTAACAGCTCAACAAAACATTGATACCCTAAAAAAAATAGAACAAACAAACAGTGTTGGAGTACATGTAAGAAGAGGTGATTATGTTAATCATCCCGCATTTGGAGGCCTTTGTGAGAAAGAATATTATGATCAGGCTTTACAAATCATACAATCAAGAACAGAAGCCGCAAAATTCTTCCTATTCTCTAATGACATTGATTGGTGTGTTAATAACCTGAATATTAAGAATTGTGAATTTATTTCATGGAATAAAGGGACACAAAGTTACATTGACATGCAATTAATGAGTGCTTGCAAGCATAATATCATTGCAAACAGCAGCTTTAGCTGGTGGGCAGCATGGCTTAATAACAATCCGGAAAAGATAGTTATAGGCCCTAAAAAGTGGCTTCATGGAGATCAATACGATACCTCTGCACTGTTGCCGGCAGGCTGGATAAAAATATAG
- the infB gene encoding translation initiation factor IF-2 — MSDDKPIILFKAVKELNVGIATAVEFLEKKGFSVENKPTTKLSRDMYNALLKEFQGDKIVKEEANQIVIGKIRRDEPEVTEKVTDAPRKNVEFESEGILIKNLHSYTPPTVEKPKEEVTPEPAPEKEAEVEKETEKVEEGTLKGVKIVGKINLDDLNAKTRPAKKEELPAAEVVKAEAPVVPAAPVETPAPAAIIPEAPKVVQEEVKPVEKPIEAKPVEIKPEVVKAVEEEVKEEKPKPVESPVVKAEPVKEVVAPKADKPDEVEVIKARSVKLSGPNIIGKIVLPTTPERKSQPVASSADSNDAKRKRKRKKAPGAPGQHQSSGGNPSAPGQQGGNNPATPAKPAGVPTFTNRPDFRNNTNNTANRPNFRNSKPGGPGGSKEEPTEKEIQDQIKATLARLSGAGKSGKFAQRAKLRRGKRDDVALSAEEAAMEQELQSKVLKVTEFVTANELASMMDVPVTKIIGTCMSLGMFVSINQRLDAETLTIVADEFGYEIQFVKPDDEGDSIIEELDNPEDLVPRAPVVTIMGHVDHGKTSLLDYIRKANVVAGEAGGITQHIGAYMVTTPTGKKVTFLDTPGHEAFTAMRARGAKVADIAIIVVAADDAVMPQTKEAISHAQAAGVPLVFAFTKIDKPGANSDKIREQLSIMNILVEDWGGKFQSQEISGKSGLNVDLLLDKVLLEAELLELTANPNKRATGSVIEATLDKGRGIVTTVLVQAGTLKVGDPILAGSYSGRVKALFNERGQKVEQAGPSVPVQVLGMQGAPTAGDKFNAVENESEAREIANKRLQLMREQGLRTQKHITLDEIGRRLAIGNFKELNLIVKGDVDGSIEALADSLLKLSTEEIQINIISKAVGQISESDVLLASASDAIIIGFQVRPSSGARKLAEAEQIDIRLYSIIYDAINEIKAAMEGMLAPEFQEKITANVEIRDTFKITKVGTIAGCMVLDGTITRNSKIRIVRDGVVVYTGELASLKRYKDDVKEVARGYECGLNIQNFNNIEVGDIVEAYEQVEVKRKL; from the coding sequence ATGTCAGACGACAAACCAATAATTTTATTCAAAGCAGTTAAGGAACTTAACGTAGGGATAGCTACGGCCGTTGAGTTTTTAGAAAAGAAAGGCTTTTCTGTTGAGAATAAACCCACTACTAAACTCTCCCGCGATATGTATAATGCATTATTGAAAGAGTTTCAGGGAGATAAAATCGTAAAAGAAGAAGCCAATCAAATTGTTATAGGTAAAATTCGTCGTGATGAGCCTGAAGTAACTGAAAAAGTTACGGATGCACCTAGAAAGAATGTTGAATTCGAAAGCGAGGGTATTTTAATCAAAAACCTTCATTCCTATACTCCTCCTACAGTTGAGAAACCTAAGGAAGAAGTAACTCCTGAACCTGCTCCTGAAAAAGAAGCAGAAGTGGAAAAGGAAACTGAAAAGGTTGAAGAAGGAACATTGAAAGGTGTTAAAATTGTAGGGAAAATTAATCTTGACGATTTAAACGCTAAGACCCGCCCTGCAAAAAAAGAAGAACTTCCAGCTGCTGAAGTTGTTAAAGCTGAAGCTCCGGTTGTACCGGCTGCTCCCGTTGAAACACCTGCACCAGCAGCGATTATCCCGGAGGCACCTAAGGTAGTTCAGGAGGAAGTTAAGCCAGTAGAAAAACCTATTGAGGCTAAACCTGTTGAAATTAAACCTGAAGTAGTTAAAGCTGTGGAAGAAGAAGTTAAAGAAGAAAAACCAAAACCTGTGGAATCACCTGTTGTTAAAGCAGAGCCGGTTAAAGAAGTTGTTGCACCGAAAGCGGATAAACCTGACGAAGTTGAGGTTATCAAAGCCCGTTCTGTAAAACTTTCCGGACCAAATATTATTGGTAAAATTGTCTTGCCGACAACACCTGAACGTAAATCGCAACCTGTCGCTTCTTCAGCGGACAGCAATGATGCGAAAAGGAAACGCAAGCGTAAAAAGGCTCCGGGTGCACCTGGACAGCATCAGTCGTCGGGAGGTAATCCTTCAGCGCCTGGTCAGCAAGGAGGAAACAATCCTGCTACACCTGCAAAACCTGCAGGCGTGCCAACTTTTACCAACAGACCTGATTTCAGGAACAATACAAACAATACAGCCAACAGGCCAAACTTTAGAAACAGCAAACCAGGCGGACCTGGAGGCTCTAAAGAAGAACCTACGGAAAAAGAAATACAAGATCAGATTAAAGCAACGCTTGCACGTTTAAGCGGAGCTGGTAAATCTGGTAAATTTGCACAACGTGCAAAACTGCGTCGTGGTAAGCGTGATGATGTGGCTCTTTCTGCGGAAGAAGCTGCAATGGAACAGGAACTACAGTCTAAAGTGTTGAAAGTAACAGAATTTGTTACGGCAAACGAATTAGCGAGCATGATGGATGTACCGGTTACCAAAATTATTGGTACTTGTATGAGTCTTGGTATGTTCGTTTCGATCAATCAGCGTTTAGATGCAGAAACATTAACGATCGTTGCAGATGAATTTGGTTACGAGATACAATTCGTTAAACCAGATGATGAAGGCGATAGTATCATTGAAGAATTAGATAATCCTGAAGATTTAGTACCAAGAGCACCGGTAGTTACGATCATGGGTCACGTGGATCATGGTAAGACCTCTTTACTGGATTATATCCGTAAAGCGAATGTGGTAGCTGGTGAAGCGGGTGGTATTACACAGCACATTGGTGCTTATATGGTAACTACACCAACTGGTAAAAAGGTAACCTTCCTGGATACACCGGGTCACGAAGCCTTTACAGCGATGCGTGCACGTGGTGCGAAAGTAGCGGATATTGCAATTATTGTTGTTGCAGCGGATGATGCAGTGATGCCTCAGACTAAAGAAGCAATCAGTCATGCTCAGGCAGCTGGAGTTCCTTTGGTATTCGCCTTCACAAAAATTGATAAACCGGGAGCTAACTCTGATAAGATCCGTGAACAATTATCGATCATGAATATCCTGGTAGAGGATTGGGGCGGTAAATTCCAGTCTCAGGAAATCTCAGGTAAAAGCGGCTTAAATGTTGATCTTTTATTAGATAAAGTACTATTAGAAGCTGAATTGTTAGAATTAACAGCTAATCCTAATAAACGTGCTACTGGTAGTGTAATTGAAGCGACATTAGATAAAGGACGTGGTATTGTGACTACTGTACTGGTTCAGGCTGGTACGTTAAAAGTAGGTGATCCGATTTTAGCGGGTAGCTACAGTGGTCGTGTGAAAGCGTTATTTAACGAACGTGGACAAAAAGTAGAACAAGCCGGACCTTCAGTACCAGTACAGGTATTGGGTATGCAGGGCGCACCTACAGCAGGTGATAAATTCAATGCTGTAGAAAATGAGTCTGAAGCGAGAGAGATTGCAAACAAACGTTTACAATTGATGCGTGAGCAGGGCTTAAGAACACAGAAACACATTACGCTGGATGAGATTGGCCGTCGTTTGGCGATTGGTAACTTTAAAGAGCTTAACCTGATTGTTAAAGGTGATGTGGATGGTTCGATTGAGGCATTAGCCGATTCATTACTGAAATTATCTACCGAAGAGATTCAGATTAATATCATCAGTAAAGCGGTAGGTCAGATTTCAGAATCTGATGTATTGTTAGCTTCGGCTTCTGATGCGATTATCATCGGTTTCCAGGTTCGTCCTTCTTCAGGTGCAAGAAAGCTTGCTGAAGCTGAGCAAATCGATATCCGTCTGTACTCAATTATCTATGATGCGATCAATGAGATCAAAGCTGCGATGGAAGGTATGCTTGCTCCTGAATTCCAGGAGAAAATTACTGCAAACGTAGAGATCAGAGATACCTTCAAGATCACGAAAGTAGGAACGATTGCTGGTTGTATGGTATTGGATGGAACGATTACACGTAACAGTAAGATCCGTATTGTAAGAGACGGTGTGGTTGTTTACACTGGTGAGCTGGCTTCACTGAAACGTTATAAAGATGACGTGAAAGAAGTAGCAAGAGGTTACGAATGTGGTCTGAACATACAGAATTTTAATAACATTGAAGTTGGTGATATCGTTGAAGCTTACGAACAAGTAGAAGTAAAAAGAAAGTTATAA
- the nusA gene encoding transcription termination factor NusA, whose product MSNINLIDSFQEFKEFKNIDRPTVISVLEEVFRSMLRKKYGTDENCDVIVNPDNGDLEIWRTRKVMEDGFSEDDDLEIELAEVKQLDADMEVGDDYIEQITLESFGRRAILAARQTLVSKVLELEKDEIFKKYKDRVGEIVTGEVYQVWKKETLVLDDEGNELIMPKTEQIPADYFKKGDTVRAVILKVDMMNSTPKIIISRIAPEFLQRLFEIEVPEIFDGLITIKKIVREPGERAKVAVESYDDRIDPVGACVGMKGSRIHGIVRELKNENIDVINFTNNVSLYITRALSPAKITSIKLDDVTKHASVYLKPDQVSLAIGRGGHNIKLAGKLTGYEIDVYREAGEEDEDVDIEEFSDEIDSWIIDELKAIGCDTARSVLALSVDELVKRTDLEEETIKEVISILQSEFE is encoded by the coding sequence ATGAGCAATATTAATTTAATCGATTCATTTCAAGAATTCAAAGAGTTCAAGAACATCGACCGTCCTACGGTGATCAGTGTGCTGGAAGAAGTATTTCGTAGCATGTTACGTAAGAAATATGGTACTGATGAGAATTGTGATGTAATTGTTAACCCTGATAATGGTGATTTAGAGATCTGGCGTACAAGAAAAGTAATGGAAGACGGCTTTTCTGAAGATGATGATCTTGAAATCGAATTGGCAGAGGTTAAGCAGTTAGATGCAGATATGGAAGTTGGAGACGACTACATTGAGCAGATTACTTTAGAGAGTTTTGGAAGAAGAGCTATTTTAGCTGCACGTCAGACACTGGTATCTAAAGTACTTGAATTAGAGAAAGACGAGATCTTTAAGAAATATAAGGACAGAGTTGGAGAAATCGTAACAGGAGAAGTTTACCAGGTTTGGAAAAAAGAAACGTTAGTACTGGATGATGAAGGTAATGAGTTGATCATGCCTAAAACTGAACAGATACCAGCTGATTATTTCAAAAAAGGTGATACTGTACGTGCGGTAATCTTAAAGGTGGATATGATGAATAGCACCCCAAAGATTATCATTTCAAGAATTGCTCCTGAGTTTTTACAACGTTTGTTTGAAATTGAGGTTCCTGAGATCTTTGATGGTTTAATTACAATTAAGAAAATTGTTCGTGAACCAGGAGAACGTGCTAAAGTAGCTGTGGAATCTTATGATGACAGAATTGACCCGGTGGGTGCTTGTGTTGGTATGAAGGGTTCACGTATTCATGGAATCGTGAGAGAACTTAAAAATGAGAATATTGATGTAATCAATTTCACTAATAATGTTTCTCTTTATATCACAAGAGCTTTGAGCCCTGCTAAAATCACTTCAATCAAATTGGATGATGTAACTAAACATGCTTCGGTTTACCTGAAGCCTGATCAGGTTTCTCTTGCAATTGGCCGTGGTGGACATAATATTAAACTTGCCGGTAAATTAACTGGTTACGAAATTGATGTTTACCGTGAAGCTGGTGAAGAAGATGAAGATGTGGATATCGAAGAATTCTCAGATGAAATCGATAGCTGGATCATTGACGAATTGAAGGCAATTGGTTGTGATACTGCAAGAAGCGTACTAGCGCTGTCAGTAGACGAATTAGTAAAAAGAACTGATCTGGAGGAAGAAACTATTAAAGAAGTTATCAGTATATTACAGTCAGAATTTGAATAA
- the rimP gene encoding ribosome assembly cofactor RimP — protein MQVEKRVIELVEEKISDRPELFLVEVKLLPGNKLIIHVDGDQGISIQDCAAISRHVGFHLEEENTIEKAYNLEVSSPGVGEPLKLQRQYEKNIGRELSVKVTGGDIMEGKLLDVNEQSVTIEAKVKEKGKKAQLVETSLDFSNIIETKVLISFK, from the coding sequence ATGCAAGTAGAGAAGAGAGTAATAGAATTAGTAGAGGAAAAAATTTCGGACAGACCGGAGTTGTTTTTAGTTGAGGTAAAGTTGTTGCCTGGCAATAAGTTAATCATTCATGTGGATGGTGACCAGGGTATCAGTATCCAGGATTGCGCTGCAATTAGCAGACATGTTGGATTTCATCTGGAAGAAGAAAATACTATTGAGAAAGCATATAACCTGGAAGTTTCCTCTCCTGGTGTTGGCGAGCCTTTAAAGCTCCAAAGACAGTATGAGAAAAACATCGGACGCGAATTGAGTGTTAAAGTTACCGGAGGTGATATTATGGAAGGAAAGCTGCTGGATGTAAATGAGCAGTCGGTTACCATTGAAGCGAAAGTAAAAGAAAAAGGAAAGAAAGCACAATTGGTTGAAACCAGTCTGGACTTTAGTAATATAATAGAAACAAAGGTTTTAATTTCATTTAAATAA
- a CDS encoding phage holin family protein: protein MKLIIEILLMGLAMLLGSYLVPGVQIDGFGTAIIAAVLIALANATIGFILRLLTFPINFLTLGLMSFIITVLMILLVDSMMSGFNTSGFFAAAFLAIVVAVIKALFGTIAGTDND from the coding sequence ATGAAACTTATTATTGAAATTTTATTAATGGGCCTGGCTATGCTGCTGGGTTCATACCTTGTTCCGGGCGTTCAGATTGATGGATTCGGGACTGCTATTATAGCAGCTGTATTGATTGCACTGGCCAATGCGACTATCGGTTTTATTTTAAGACTTCTTACTTTCCCTATCAACTTTCTGACATTGGGCTTGATGTCTTTTATCATTACCGTATTAATGATCTTATTAGTAGATAGTATGATGTCCGGCTTTAATACTTCTGGCTTCTTTGCTGCTGCATTCTTAGCGATTGTTGTGGCTGTTATCAAAGCTTTATTCGGTACAATTGCTGGTACTGACAACGACTAA
- a CDS encoding acyl-CoA dehydrogenase, translating into MLFQLSEEQLMIQQAARDFAQHELKPGVIERDEHQKFPAEQVKKLGELGFLGMMVSEKFGGSGLDAVSYVLVMEELSKVDASASVVVSVNNSLVCYGLEAYGSEFQKEKYLKPLASGQQIGAFCLSEPEAGSDATSQQTTAEDKGDYYLLNGTKNWITNGSNASTYLVIAQTHPDLKHKGINAFIVEKGMEGFTIGPKENKMGIRGSDTHSLMFNDVKVPKENRIGEDGFGFKFAMKTLEGGRIGIAAQALGIAAGAYELALAYAKQRKSFGKPIAEHQVIAFKLADMATSIEAARMLVYKAAWLKDQGLPYTLAGSMAKLYASKVAMDVTVEAVQVHGGYGFVKEYHVERLMRDAKITQIYEGTSEIQQMVISREILR; encoded by the coding sequence ATGCTATTTCAACTAAGTGAAGAACAATTGATGATCCAGCAGGCTGCGAGAGATTTCGCGCAGCATGAATTAAAGCCTGGTGTAATTGAAAGAGATGAACATCAAAAATTTCCGGCAGAGCAGGTGAAAAAACTTGGCGAGCTTGGCTTTTTGGGAATGATGGTCTCAGAAAAGTTCGGTGGAAGCGGATTAGATGCGGTTTCATACGTATTGGTTATGGAAGAGCTTTCTAAAGTTGACGCTTCAGCTTCAGTTGTGGTTTCTGTCAATAATTCTTTAGTTTGTTATGGCTTAGAAGCCTATGGCTCTGAATTTCAAAAAGAGAAATATCTTAAGCCTTTAGCTTCGGGACAACAAATCGGTGCATTTTGTTTATCTGAGCCAGAAGCGGGTTCTGATGCCACTTCTCAGCAGACTACTGCCGAAGATAAAGGTGACTATTACCTGTTAAACGGAACAAAAAACTGGATCACCAACGGAAGCAATGCTTCTACTTACCTGGTTATTGCACAGACGCATCCTGATCTTAAGCATAAAGGGATCAACGCTTTTATTGTAGAAAAAGGAATGGAAGGTTTTACAATCGGGCCAAAAGAGAATAAAATGGGGATCCGCGGATCTGATACACATTCTCTGATGTTCAATGATGTTAAAGTTCCTAAGGAAAACAGGATTGGTGAGGATGGGTTTGGATTTAAGTTTGCCATGAAGACCCTGGAGGGTGGCCGTATTGGTATCGCTGCTCAGGCATTGGGTATTGCAGCTGGTGCATATGAACTGGCACTTGCTTATGCTAAACAACGTAAATCATTCGGTAAGCCAATTGCAGAACATCAGGTGATTGCCTTTAAATTGGCAGATATGGCCACAAGTATTGAAGCCGCGAGAATGCTGGTTTATAAAGCGGCCTGGTTAAAAGATCAGGGTTTACCTTATACGCTTGCTGGCTCTATGGCTAAATTATATGCTTCTAAAGTAGCGATGGACGTGACAGTTGAGGCTGTTCAGGTGCATGGTGGTTATGGATTTGTTAAAGAATACCATGTAGAGCGTTTAATGCGTGATGCGAAAATTACACAGATTTATGAAGGTACTTCTGAAATCCAGCAAATGGTTATTTCAAGAGAAATATTAAGATAA
- the panD gene encoding aspartate 1-decarboxylase, whose product MIIEILKSKIHRVRVTQAELNYVGSITIDEDLMDAANIIANEKVQIVNNNNGARFETYVIKGERGKGTVCLNGAAARQVQVGDTLIIISYGSLPIEEAKLYKPILVFPDDHNHLLK is encoded by the coding sequence ATGATTATCGAGATCTTAAAATCGAAAATACACCGTGTCAGAGTGACACAGGCGGAATTAAACTATGTAGGCAGCATCACAATTGATGAAGACCTGATGGATGCCGCGAATATCATTGCTAATGAAAAGGTGCAGATTGTCAATAATAATAACGGGGCAAGATTTGAAACCTATGTGATTAAAGGTGAGCGTGGTAAAGGTACTGTATGTTTAAACGGCGCAGCTGCAAGGCAAGTGCAGGTTGGGGATACCTTAATTATCATTTCTTATGGCTCTTTACCTATTGAAGAAGCTAAGTTGTACAAACCTATTCTGGTCTTCCCTGATGATCACAATCATCTGCTGAAATAA
- the panC gene encoding pantoate--beta-alanine ligase codes for MEVINTIAGLNSLLKPLKLAQQKIALVPTMGALHKGHVSLVKIAQQHADVVVCSIFVNPTQFTDPKDLEKYPRPLQHDIEMLQDAGCDYVFMPSVKEMYPVPENWHIDLGPAEFLLEGEFRRGHYQGVTQIVKKLFDAVDPDLAFFGQKDFQQVLMIRNMVAHFNLPVNIISCPIIREEDGLAMSSRNIHLSAAEHEHALVLSKALTYVKDHFQTESIDILLKEAIAIIQSVKGVELDYFTIANSETLLPEKDKAAQQLVALVAAKVGETRLIDNMMLN; via the coding sequence TTGGAAGTTATAAATACAATAGCAGGATTAAATAGCTTGCTGAAGCCACTAAAACTGGCTCAACAAAAAATAGCATTAGTGCCTACTATGGGTGCTTTGCATAAAGGACACGTGTCTCTCGTCAAGATCGCTCAGCAGCATGCAGATGTTGTAGTTTGCAGTATTTTCGTGAATCCAACGCAGTTTACTGACCCTAAAGACCTGGAGAAATATCCAAGGCCACTGCAGCATGATATTGAAATGCTGCAGGATGCGGGATGTGATTATGTGTTCATGCCGTCCGTAAAAGAGATGTACCCTGTGCCTGAAAACTGGCATATTGACCTTGGACCGGCTGAATTTCTGCTGGAAGGAGAGTTCAGAAGAGGACATTACCAAGGCGTAACTCAAATCGTTAAGAAGCTTTTTGATGCGGTTGATCCTGATCTGGCGTTTTTTGGTCAGAAAGATTTTCAGCAGGTATTAATGATCCGTAATATGGTAGCTCATTTCAATTTGCCAGTAAATATTATTTCCTGTCCTATTATCAGGGAAGAAGACGGACTGGCAATGAGTTCAAGGAATATTCATCTCTCTGCTGCAGAACATGAACACGCGCTGGTACTCAGTAAAGCGTTAACCTATGTGAAAGATCATTTTCAAACAGAAAGTATAGATATCTTATTAAAAGAAGCCATAGCTATCATTCAAAGCGTAAAAGGAGTGGAACTCGATTATTTTACGATTGCGAACAGTGAGACGCTCCTTCCGGAAAAAGATAAAGCAGCGCAGCAGCTGGTTGCCCTGGTTGCGGCGAAAGTCGGAGAGACCAGGCTGATCGATAACATGATGCTGAACTGA
- a CDS encoding glycogen/starch synthase: protein MEMAKTKLLIVTHEMSPFLELTKISEITRQLPQAMQEKGFEIRILMPRFGNINERRNRLHEVIRLSGMNIMIDDNDNPLIIKVASIPAARMQVYFLDNEDYFQRKYVFRDKENKFYADNDERTIFFCKGALETVKKLGWAPDIVHCHGWMTSLVPVYIKTSYKNDPTFKNSKVVYSVYENCFTETLHADLHKKAVMNNMTADDTKVFENADSNTLHIGAITYSDAVVLADEKIDANVLKFVKDSNKPTLAFNLTENFENFYALYEEISNDELVSIA from the coding sequence ATGGAGATGGCAAAAACGAAGCTACTGATTGTTACACACGAGATGTCGCCTTTCCTGGAACTCACCAAAATTTCAGAGATTACCCGTCAATTACCTCAGGCAATGCAAGAAAAGGGATTTGAGATCCGTATTCTTATGCCAAGGTTCGGTAACATCAACGAACGGAGGAACAGGCTGCACGAAGTTATTCGTTTATCGGGAATGAACATCATGATTGATGACAATGACAACCCGCTTATTATCAAAGTGGCCTCTATTCCAGCAGCCCGTATGCAGGTTTACTTCCTGGATAATGAAGATTATTTCCAGCGCAAGTATGTATTCAGAGATAAAGAAAACAAGTTTTATGCAGACAATGACGAAAGAACAATTTTCTTTTGTAAAGGTGCACTTGAAACTGTTAAAAAGTTAGGCTGGGCACCGGATATCGTGCATTGCCATGGCTGGATGACTTCATTGGTTCCTGTTTACATCAAAACTTCTTACAAAAACGATCCTACATTCAAGAACTCTAAAGTTGTTTATTCTGTTTATGAAAACTGTTTCACTGAAACTTTACATGCTGATTTGCATAAAAAAGCAGTAATGAACAATATGACAGCAGATGACACCAAAGTTTTCGAAAATGCTGACAGTAATACTTTACATATTGGTGCAATTACTTACTCAGACGCTGTAGTTCTGGCTGATGAGAAAATTGATGCGAATGTGTTAAAATTTGTTAAAGATTCAAATAAGCCAACTTTAGCCTTTAATTTAACCGAAAATTTCGAGAACTTCTATGCTTTATATGAAGAAATCTCGAATGATGAATTGGTTTCAATAGCATAA